Proteins encoded together in one Variovorax paradoxus window:
- a CDS encoding gamma carbonic anhydrase family protein, whose product MALYELDGVAPQLGTGAWVADSAEVIGNVKLGENASIWFGAVLRGDNETMTIGRNSNVQDMSMLHSDPGSPLTIGENVTIGHQVMLHGCTIGDNSLIGIQAVVLNNAKIGRNSIVGAGSVVTEGKEFPDNSLIFGSPAKVMRTISDEDAARLRHGSDHYVQNAVRYAKGLKKIA is encoded by the coding sequence ATGGCCCTTTATGAACTCGACGGCGTTGCGCCGCAACTCGGCACCGGCGCATGGGTGGCCGACAGCGCGGAAGTGATCGGCAACGTGAAGTTGGGTGAAAACGCGAGCATCTGGTTTGGCGCGGTGCTGCGCGGGGACAACGAGACGATGACCATCGGCCGAAACAGCAATGTGCAGGACATGTCGATGCTGCATTCCGACCCGGGCAGCCCGCTGACCATCGGCGAGAACGTCACCATCGGCCACCAGGTCATGTTGCACGGCTGCACCATCGGCGACAACTCGCTGATCGGCATCCAGGCCGTGGTCTTGAATAACGCCAAGATCGGCCGCAACTCGATTGTCGGCGCCGGCAGCGTCGTGACCGAGGGCAAGGAGTTTCCAGACAACTCGCTGATCTTCGGTTCGCCCGCCAAGGTCATGCGCACGATCAGCGACGAAGACGCCGCCCGCTTGCGCCACGGCTCCGACCATTACGTACAGAACGCCGTTCGCTATGCGAAGGGCCTCAAGAAAATCGCCTGA
- a CDS encoding SDR family oxidoreductase gives MNTTTQDPRSMHIPANNKYAGKKAVITGGTIGMGLATAQALLEGGAEVLVTGLNPKNLEAARRALGPRAHVVASDTGSLADIDALAALAREKLGHIDLLHINAGISTLEPFEQVTEAGYDRAFAINTKGPFFTVQRLVPLMRAGGAIVVTSSIADKGGMHGLSVYSATKAALRSFASGFAAELVGRGIRVNVVSPGFIDTPTLGIADATAEERAEFIRLGDQITPMRRHGTAEEVARAVLFFAFEATFTTGARLTVDGGLGQNLTPAAA, from the coding sequence ATGAACACAACCACTCAAGACCCCCGATCCATGCACATCCCTGCGAACAACAAATACGCTGGCAAGAAGGCCGTCATTACCGGCGGCACCATCGGCATGGGCCTGGCCACCGCCCAGGCGCTGCTCGAAGGCGGTGCCGAAGTGCTCGTGACAGGCCTGAACCCGAAGAACCTCGAAGCCGCGCGCCGCGCCTTGGGGCCTCGTGCCCATGTCGTAGCCTCGGACACGGGCTCGCTGGCCGACATCGACGCACTCGCGGCGCTCGCCCGCGAAAAGCTCGGCCACATCGACCTGCTGCACATCAACGCGGGCATCTCGACGCTGGAGCCCTTCGAGCAGGTGACCGAAGCCGGCTACGACCGCGCTTTCGCGATCAACACCAAGGGCCCGTTCTTCACCGTGCAGCGCCTCGTGCCGCTGATGCGCGCCGGCGGCGCAATCGTCGTCACCTCGTCCATCGCGGACAAGGGCGGCATGCACGGCCTGAGCGTCTACAGCGCGACCAAGGCCGCATTGCGTTCCTTCGCCTCGGGCTTTGCGGCAGAGCTCGTGGGACGCGGCATCCGGGTCAACGTGGTGAGCCCCGGCTTCATCGACACGCCCACGCTCGGCATCGCCGATGCGACGGCAGAGGAGCGCGCCGAGTTCATCCGCCTGGGCGACCAGATCACGCCGATGCGGCGCCACGGCACGGCCGAAGAGGTGGCCCGCGCGGTGCTCTTCTTCGCCTTCGAGGCGACCTTCACGACCGGTGCGCGGCTCACGGTCGATGGCGGGCTGGGCCAGAACCTCACGCCGGCCGCGGCCTGA
- a CDS encoding NAD(P)-dependent oxidoreductase: protein MTDVSLIGLGPMGIALARALQPGHTLTVWNRTAERAKPILNQGTVLAPSALAAVQASPVVLICVADYAASRSILASPGVADALRGKVLVQLSTGTPQDARDDWAALSGVAYLDGALLATPGQIGRPDTPLFISGEERALASCRPVLEAIAGNILYMGEPIGNSAAWDLATLSCMFGAMSGFFHGARICESEGLKVNEFSQMIGAISPVLGEMISAEGEAIHTGRYGEPESSMATCAGSGRLFVKQAREAKLDASFPDFLMGLFDRALGAGFANERLAAMIKVLRQPA from the coding sequence ATGACCGACGTGTCCCTCATCGGCCTCGGCCCCATGGGCATTGCGCTCGCGCGAGCGCTTCAACCCGGGCACACGCTCACGGTGTGGAACCGCACCGCCGAGCGCGCCAAGCCCATCCTCAACCAAGGCACCGTGCTCGCGCCCAGCGCCCTCGCCGCTGTTCAGGCCAGCCCCGTGGTGCTGATCTGCGTGGCCGACTATGCGGCCTCCCGGTCGATCCTGGCCTCGCCCGGCGTGGCCGATGCGCTGCGCGGCAAGGTGCTGGTGCAGTTGAGCACCGGCACGCCGCAGGATGCACGCGACGACTGGGCCGCCCTGAGCGGCGTGGCCTACCTCGACGGCGCGCTGCTCGCCACGCCCGGCCAGATCGGCCGGCCCGATACGCCGCTTTTCATTTCCGGCGAAGAGCGCGCGCTGGCCAGTTGCCGGCCGGTGCTCGAAGCCATTGCAGGAAACATCCTGTACATGGGCGAGCCCATCGGCAACTCGGCGGCCTGGGATCTCGCCACGCTCTCGTGCATGTTCGGCGCCATGAGCGGGTTCTTCCACGGCGCGCGCATCTGTGAATCCGAAGGGCTGAAGGTGAACGAGTTCTCGCAGATGATCGGTGCGATCTCGCCGGTGCTCGGCGAAATGATCAGCGCCGAGGGCGAGGCCATTCACACCGGCCGCTACGGCGAACCCGAAAGCTCGATGGCCACCTGCGCGGGCTCGGGCCGGCTGTTCGTGAAGCAGGCGCGCGAAGCAAAGCTCGATGCGAGCTTTCCGGATTTCCTGATGGGCCTGTTCGACCGTGCGCTGGGCGCAGGCTTTGCGAACGAGCGCCTGGCCGCAATGATCAAGGTGCTGCGGCAGCCCGCCTGA
- a CDS encoding ferritin-like domain-containing protein: MHPRLSALAALRLTDPQAKVAATRATAAHAATDSIALEPLRTEGDDLGVPGRPEKPVRVAATAVQKRSPFTPEGRAALIHSICHIEFNAINLALDAVWRYDGMPEAYYRDWLRVADEEAQHFTLLHAHLQGMGYRYGDFPGHDGLWSMCEKTKDDVLARMALVPRTLEARGLDATPLIQAKLKRVNTPDALRAVEILDIILRDEVGHVAIGNRWYRWLCERAGRDPELTYPELVAHYEAPRLKPPFNFEARERAGFSAEEMRALSAGAKTE, encoded by the coding sequence ATGCACCCCCGATTGAGCGCGCTGGCCGCGCTGCGACTGACCGACCCTCAAGCCAAGGTTGCCGCGACACGCGCCACAGCTGCACATGCAGCTACCGATTCCATAGCACTTGAACCCCTGCGCACCGAAGGGGACGATCTCGGCGTGCCGGGCCGCCCCGAAAAGCCGGTGCGCGTGGCTGCCACGGCCGTGCAAAAGCGCTCGCCCTTCACGCCCGAGGGCCGCGCCGCGCTGATCCATTCGATCTGCCACATCGAGTTCAACGCCATCAACCTTGCGCTCGATGCGGTGTGGCGTTACGACGGCATGCCCGAGGCCTACTACCGCGACTGGCTGCGCGTGGCCGACGAGGAGGCCCAGCACTTCACGCTGCTGCATGCGCACCTGCAGGGCATGGGCTACCGCTACGGCGACTTTCCGGGCCACGACGGGCTCTGGAGCATGTGCGAGAAGACCAAGGACGACGTGCTCGCGCGCATGGCGCTGGTGCCACGCACGCTCGAGGCGCGCGGACTCGACGCCACTCCGCTCATCCAGGCCAAGCTCAAGCGCGTCAACACCCCCGATGCGCTGCGCGCGGTCGAGATTCTCGACATCATCCTGCGCGACGAGGTGGGCCATGTGGCCATCGGCAACCGCTGGTATCGCTGGCTTTGCGAGCGCGCCGGCCGCGACCCCGAACTGACCTATCCGGAGCTGGTCGCGCACTACGAAGCGCCGCGCCTGAAGCCGCCTTTCAACTTCGAGGCACGCGAACGCGCCGGCTTCAGCGCCGAAGAAATGCGCGCGCTTTCGGCCGGCGCCAAGACTGAGTAG
- a CDS encoding AraC family transcriptional regulator, with translation MSDHAPSDTHLNVHVRHTPGGVVGFEAVPDHRIKVHAGAPVNGACKLHKFRYTRGDIDILPAGSSDVWHEDAASTSLVVHMPPSLLRRTADEMGLPADRASLAERHQLRDAHIEHIAWALDAERRAGFPNGTLYADSLGTALAAHLLGGHRLHETAPVQGLTRPQLRRVTDYIETHLEGDLSLARLAEVAGLSASHLKTQFKRSTGLPVHEYVVHRRVDRARGLLVRSGMAASQVALESGFAHQSHMARCMRRVLGATPSEVRRAG, from the coding sequence ATGAGCGATCACGCCCCCTCCGACACCCATCTGAACGTGCACGTGCGCCACACGCCCGGCGGCGTGGTCGGCTTCGAGGCCGTGCCCGACCACCGCATCAAGGTGCATGCGGGTGCGCCCGTCAACGGCGCCTGCAAGCTGCACAAGTTCCGCTACACGCGCGGTGACATCGACATCCTGCCCGCCGGCAGCTCCGACGTCTGGCACGAGGACGCGGCCAGCACGTCGCTGGTGGTGCACATGCCGCCTTCGCTGCTGCGGCGCACCGCCGACGAAATGGGCCTGCCGGCCGACCGTGCGAGCCTGGCAGAGCGCCATCAGCTGCGCGATGCGCATATCGAACATATTGCTTGGGCACTCGACGCCGAACGGCGCGCCGGCTTTCCCAACGGCACTCTCTACGCCGACAGCCTGGGCACCGCGCTGGCGGCGCACCTGCTCGGCGGGCACCGGCTCCATGAAACGGCGCCGGTGCAGGGGCTCACACGGCCGCAGTTGCGCCGCGTGACCGACTACATCGAAACCCACCTGGAGGGCGATCTCTCGCTGGCCAGGCTGGCCGAGGTGGCGGGCCTGAGCGCGTCGCACCTGAAGACGCAATTCAAGCGCTCCACGGGCCTGCCGGTGCACGAGTACGTGGTTCACCGGCGTGTCGACCGTGCGCGCGGCCTGCTGGTGCGCAGCGGCATGGCCGCGAGCCAGGTGGCGCTGGAAAGCGGCTTTGCGCACCAGAGCCACATGGCACGATGCATGCGCCGTGTGCTCGGCGCCACGCCCAGCGAGGTTCGGCGCGCCGGCTAG
- a CDS encoding Hsp33 family molecular chaperone HslO: MSELHKFLFDGLPVRGVIVRLTDAWQEILARRASNTTTGAYPPPVAELLGEMTAAATLMQANIKFNGSLILQIFGDGPVKVAVAEAKPDLSLRATAKVIGELPADARLPDMVNENNKGRCAITLDPKDKLPGTTPYQGVVPLFDDDGEKLGKLSDVLQHYMLQSEQLDTTLVLAADDKVAAGLLIQRLPVKGEGNLEGSSGGTSDKDHDQANEDEIGRNEDYNRISILASTLTRDELLTLDVETVLRRLFWEEKLLRFEPQMGLLGPHFACTCGRERVAQMIRGLGVQEAEEILAERGDIEVGCDFCGKQYRFDAVDTAQIFTPPGDQVPASPVVQ, encoded by the coding sequence TTGAGCGAGCTGCACAAATTCCTGTTCGATGGCCTGCCGGTGCGCGGCGTGATCGTGCGCCTGACAGATGCGTGGCAGGAAATCCTGGCGCGGCGTGCCTCCAACACCACCACCGGCGCCTATCCGCCGCCGGTGGCCGAACTGCTCGGCGAAATGACCGCCGCGGCCACGCTGATGCAGGCCAACATCAAGTTCAACGGCTCGTTGATCCTGCAGATCTTCGGCGACGGTCCGGTCAAGGTGGCCGTGGCCGAGGCCAAGCCCGACCTGAGCCTGCGTGCCACCGCCAAGGTCATCGGCGAGCTGCCGGCCGATGCGCGCCTGCCCGACATGGTCAACGAGAACAACAAGGGCCGCTGCGCCATCACGCTCGACCCGAAGGACAAGCTGCCGGGCACCACGCCGTACCAAGGCGTGGTTCCGCTCTTCGACGACGATGGCGAGAAGCTCGGCAAGCTGAGCGACGTGCTGCAGCACTACATGCTGCAGAGCGAACAGCTCGACACCACGCTGGTGCTGGCAGCCGACGACAAAGTGGCGGCGGGCCTCTTGATCCAGCGACTGCCGGTCAAGGGCGAGGGCAACCTCGAAGGTTCGTCGGGCGGTACTTCCGACAAGGACCACGACCAGGCGAATGAAGACGAGATCGGCCGCAACGAGGACTACAACCGCATCTCGATTCTTGCGTCGACCCTGACGCGCGACGAGTTGCTGACGCTCGACGTCGAGACCGTTCTTCGCCGCCTGTTCTGGGAAGAAAAGCTGCTGCGCTTCGAACCGCAGATGGGCTTGCTCGGCCCGCACTTTGCCTGCACCTGCGGGCGCGAGCGCGTGGCGCAGATGATCCGCGGGCTCGGCGTGCAGGAGGCCGAGGAAATCCTGGCCGAGCGCGGCGACATCGAAGTGGGCTGCGACTTCTGCGGCAAGCAGTACCGCTTCGATGCGGTCGACACGGCGCAGATATTCACGCCGCCTGGCGACCAGGTGCCCGCGAGCCCCGTGGTGCAATAG